From Chryseobacterium camelliae:
TTTGTTGAAGCTCTTTTGAAAGAAAATGAAGACCTGCTGCTGATTGGTAACCGAAATATGTCCCAGGACGGAATTCCTAAAAAAAGCAGTTTCGGGAACCGGTTTTCTAATTTCTGGTTCTGGTTTGAAACAGGCATCAGGCTGGAAGATACCCAGTCCGGCTACCGTCTTTACCCTTTACACAAAATACCGAAGAAGTATTTTACCCCGAAATTTGAGTTTGAGATTGAGATCATCGTACGTTCCGCATGGATGCATATCCCTGTAAAAAACGTACCGGTAAAGGTCTTGTATGACCCGGCAGAAAGGGTATCCCATTTCAGGCCCTTCAAGGATTTTACCCGTATCAGCATCCTGAATACCATTCTGGTTGCTATAGCGCTGGTTTACATTATTCCCAGAAGGTTTGTGCATAATTTCAGGAAGAAAAGTTTTAAGCGGTTTATTAAAGAGGATGTTCTGGAAAGTGATGGCAGCAACCGTATCAAGGCATTTTCTGTGGCATTGGGAGTTTTCGTAGGCCTGTCGCCACTGTGGGGATTTCATACATTGCTGGTAATTTCGTTATCCGTATTGTTCAAGCTGAATAAGGTACTGGCTTTCATGGCTTCAAACGTGAGCCTTCCGCCTTTTATTCCTTTTATCATCGCTGCTTCATTATTCCTGGGTGCACCGTTTGTACAAGGTGACAGCAGCATTGTGAACGATGAGCTGAATTTTGAGCTTGTTAAGAGCCATCTGCTTCAGTATATCATAGGGAGTTTCATTCTCGCTACCGTATTGTCTGCCGTCTCAGGAGTGGTAACGTTTGTTCTGCTGAACAGGATAAGCCCGGATGCTGATGAACCGTTTAGCAAGTCGCATCCTGCTGAATAAGTTTCTTCCGATGATCATTTTAGCTTCCTGAGCGTCTTCTTCAGGTATTTTTCTGTATTTTCCTTATCCGGAACCGTAGTAATTTCTTTGGTAAGGGCTTTTTCAAATTCTGTTTTTGCTTTTGCGTATTCGCCTCTTTCAAAATAGTACCTTCCGGCACGCTCGTACACCAGCCAGAAATCAGGATTTAAGGATTGATAATGCGCAATCCATTCCTCATTGAGTTCTGCCTCTGTATGATGGATTGCTTTTTCAATGACCGGACTGAGTGTTTTGTATTCCTGGTACTTCTTAAAATCTGAAGTCCGGACAAACGGATCCTCCGCAATGGTCATTCCGGGTACAGAAAAGCCGCCCTCCTTGGATTTTCCGGAAAAGATTTTGTTGAGGTCATAACAGACAAATTCACCCAGCTGATATGGATTGGAAGATACCCAAACCAGTCTTTTTTCAGGTGAGAATATAACGGCATGATGAGCGATGAGCTGATTGATCGCCTTTTCATTACCATATCCTAACGCACGGTCTTTCAACCCTGACCGGTCTCTCAGCAAAGCCGCCATTTTTTCGGGGTTCAGGGTCCTGTTTTTTTCCATAAGCTCCTGAAGCTTCTCATACCGGTACTCTGAATGGCTCTCAAGGATGTGTTTTTGGTTTCTTTTATCATGAGCATATGCATCCGACTGGAAATGGTTCGTACAGAAAAGTTTATCCGAATTTTCAGCCTGATATACTCCGAAATTATCCGGTGATACCTCAATGATCACGGCTTTCCGGTCATGGGCGCTTCCAACCAATATGGATTCGGAAACAAATACCTTTCTCTTTCTGGCAATGGCTATAGCCTGATCGATGGTTTCGGCATATTGAAGGATCTCCCTGGTGACGAATGAAATCGGTGTTTTTGCTGTTAAAGGGATTTTGGATTTTCCTGCATTGATGGTAACGGTAATTCCGGATTTATTCATCCCTGAAACCACGCCGATCATTCCGGGCCAGCTGACTGAAAGGTAGGGAATCCCCCGGTCCGGCTCCACAAATTCAACCACTTTATTCTGTGCGAAGTCATCCCCTACATAAAAATCGAAATTCCTTCCGATCAATAAGTTGCCGTCATCCGTATACTGGTCCCAGACAGCCACGGAAGTGCAGCCCACCATAGCCAGGTCCTGCAGGGCATGGCCGATATCATGGGCACCATGCAGGTAGAGGTTCCTGAGGTATTTCGGGGCTATAAAATTGTAGCGGTCCGATGAGTAGCGGGACAGGCCGTAGAGTTCTGCCTGGTAGTCTTCACGGACGTTCAGGTACATTTTCCTGTTATACCATTTCAGGAATCCACGCAACAGTTTTTGCCTGAATTTAGAAGGTACGAATCCTTCTATCTTGGAAAAGAAAATTTCTTCCTGCTTCTGCATCAATGGCTGGGTAAGCGCGCCATTATTATACCCTAATTCCAGAGGATTTCCTTTGATATACAGTTCCCAGAGCTGCTGTTTATTTTTGGTAAGGTAGTTTTCCCTGAAACTGAAGGTGGAATCATTAATCCGCCTTACCTCAGGAACCTCAGCAGAATAGGCACTGATATCCGGGATATGGTGCACCGATCTGGAAACGCCGCAGGAACTCAGCATCCATAACAAAGAAAAAATGGTTACCATATGCATCACGTAACCTAACCGGCTGAAAGACCGGCCATATAGTTTTTTGCTACGATGCAGAGGTCTACTGTTTATCATAACTGCCCTTTAATGCATTTAAACGCTCACTTATCAGTTCTTTCCCGAGAATTTCAGCACAGGTACCGAAAGCCCCGATGGTAACCCCGAGAATGCCGTGCATATTTACCGATTGCCCTGTAAGAAACAGGTTATCAATCTTCGTTCTGGGTGAAACCATTGTTTTCAGCGGATTTTCCGAATTTTTAAGGTATCCGTACATATTGCCTTCAAAGCTTCCGATATAATCCCGGTAAGACAGCGGCGAAGAAGTATATACATGATCTATACATTGCCTGATGTCAGGTATTTTTTTCTCTAAAGCACCAATCATAGCTTCTGCTTTTTCCTTTTTGAAATGCTCATAGGCTTCTCCCCGGGAATGTTCATGAACAACCGTATTTACAGTATCTTCCCACTGTTTCACCTCTTCAAAATCCATATAGGAAATGGCTGTAAGGCTTTCCGCAAACTCCGGGTTAGTTCTGGAAGACGTACAGGAAAGCATGTAGTTTTCAGGCCATTGTTCTTTACGGTACCGGAATGCATTCCACACACTGTCTTCTGATGCGTAATGGTATACGTTATGATTGAAATGACGAATTGACTTAGGTTTCAGCACCATGTAGACACTGAAGCATGAAGACGTAGGTTCCCAGCTCATAATCCTGTTTAAAAAGGATTTCTTGAGCCTTTTTTCGCCAATGAGCTTAACCGCAGCACGGATATCTACATTGGAAATAAACTGTTTGGCAGTGAATACTTTTCCGCCAGTGGTTTTCGCTGCCCTCAAGATATTCCATTCATCAAAAACCAGTTCTGACACTTCAGTATGTTTATACACTTCCGCTCCGTATTCCCTTAATTTCCGGATGAGCAGCCTGGAAATCTGGCTTCCGCCTTTTACGCATTTATAGGCACTTTGCATATATGAGTTGACCGTAAGAGCATGCACATAAAAAGGAACATCCTCAGAATTTCCGGCATATAGGAAATTGGCCCCTAACAATACGGATTGCAGTTTTTTATCTGATGTAATGGATTCTATGAATCTTCTTGTATTAAGATGGAGCACTTCTTCATTGTACTGTTCTTTAACAGCAAGGTTATAAAGCGGGAACTGACTGCATACGTACCGGATTCCTTCACAGTAGTTTTCTATATTTTCTTTTTCTGCCGGAAAATAATGAGATAGCTGGGCTATGAAATTCTCATATCCCTGGGCATGCGGATATGCAGTTGCTTCTTCGCCAAAAGTAATATGGTCATAACCGTCTTCATCCATTTGATGGATCTCAAGATCATCCATAATTTCCAGATAGGAAAAATACCGATGAAGGTTCTGGCCTTCCGAAAGACCCCCGAGATAGTGTACACCGGTATCAAAAATTTTTTTATTCCTTGAAAAAGTCTGGAGATTTCCTCCATACTGGTTGTTTTTTTCCAGGATAACGACTTTCATTCCTTCCTTAGCCAGAATGAGTGCAGAAACAAGGCCCCCAAGGCCGCTGCCGATCACCAGTATGTCGTATTCTTTTTTCAATACATCTGTTTTGTTCTGCTAAATTACAATTTTAAATGGTCGGATATCTGCAGCCCGACCTGAATGGAGCTCTTTTTTATCTCCGGGTATCGGGCAGGGAATAAAAAAGCGGGAATGGAGGGCGGAAAAGCTGCCATCATATATTTAAGCCTGATCTATATCGTCCCAAAAATCAAAGTAATTAAACCATTGGAGAGGATATTTCCGGATCATTGCTTCAAGATTCCCTGTATAGGAGTTTAAAAGACCCTGAGCGTCCCTTTTTTTAACGTTTTCAGCCATTCTCGCATACAGGTGGTAATGCAGGTTATCTTCCTTCATTACATAGACGTATACCACGGGAACGGCAAGCCGGGAGGCAATCAGGAAAGGGCCTGCCGGGAATCTGGCACTTTTGCCCAACAGTTCTCCCTCAAGGTATTTGGATCCTTCAAAATAACGGTCGCCAGTAAAACAAATGAGCTCATTCCTGGCCAGAGCATCATTGATCTCAAAGATGTGCGACATATCATCTTTCACATAGATGAACTTGGTATTACTTTTCCTTACCGCGACACTGTCAAGGTATTCTTTTATAGCTGTAACTTCCTGATCTGTAGTAACTAAATTAATCTGACAATCAAAATCAATATCTGCAAAAAAATGCTCTGCGATTTCAAAATTACCGATATGCGCACTGATGAGGATGCCGCCCTTTTTTGCCGCCAAAAGGTTCCGGAGGTTTTCTATCCCGTCAAATTCATAGGTGAACTTATCTCTCAGGCCTGCAGAGATTGCAGTCTTATCAATCAGCACCGTTCCGAATGTGAAATAGCTTTTAAAAACGGACCACTTGGCTTTAAAAGGACTGTAATGCAAACGATGATGAAAATAATACCGTATGGACCGGCTGCTTTTTTTCAGGAACAGAAAGTAATAGGCTGCCACAAAATACAGAACGAAATATGAACTTCGGATCCCGATATTCCTGATGCACCAGACAAATATTTTATAGCCTGCAATATTGCCTTTGGATTTGCCTTTCCACTTGTTCACGGTTTTCATTTAGCGATGTCTCGGACTAACAATACACAATAAACCAGAATTAACTGATTCATTTTTAGATCATTAAACTTTAATAAGTAGATTTTAATCGATAATTATGCGTTTTTTTCAGCTATTTTATGTTCAATCTTCGAGTAGAAATCATCGAAGGTCACAATGTTCTTAAAGTCTGCCTCACCCAGCTTCACGCCGAAGTTGGATTCGATAACCACTACCAGGTCAATATAATCGAGGCTATCCAGCCCTAATGTTTTTTTAAAATTGGCTTCGTTGCTGATCTCATCGCTGTCTACCTCAAATTCGTTGACCAGGAAATCATTAACAGTGGCAATAATTTTCTTCCTTTCCATGTTTTATTTATATTTTTTTACTATCAATGCGGAGTTGGTCCCCCCAAATCCGAAAGAATTCGACAAAAATACATCAATTTTTTGACTTTTGGTTTCAGCAATGATATTTATCCTTTGGGCTTCATCATCAGGATGTTCCAGGTTGATATTCGGAGCCACAAAATCGTTTTGCATCATTAATATGGAATAGATCACTTCACTGGCACCCGCCATCCAGCATTCATGCCCTGTCATGGATTTGGTAGAACTCACAGGAATATCCCCGCCGAAAATCTCATAGATCGCCCTGGCTTCATTGGCATCCCCGATAGGCGTGGAAGTAGCGTGGGCGTTGATATAATCGATATCATTCACTGTAAGACCCGACTGTTGAAGTGCGCGTTGCATGGCCAGCGCAGGACCATCTACATTTGGGGTGGAAATATGTCCTCCGTTGGATGAAAATCCGTATCCGGCAATTTCTGCAATGATATGCGCCCCTCTTTTCTGTGCAGATTCCAGGCTTTCCACAATCAGCGTCGCGGCACCACCGCTTGGAATCAGACCGTCCCTTCCTGAGTCAAACGGCCGTGAAGCTTTCGTAGGCTCGTCTTCCCGTACTGAAAACACCCCTAATCCATCAAAACTTGCCATAGAATAGTGGTTGGTTTCCTGTGCGCCTCCACATACAATCATATCCTGAAAGCCGTTTTTAATCATCATATAGGCCAGTCCCAAAGAATGCGATCCGCTGGCGCAGGCTGCACTGATGGTCAGGTTGATGCCCCGTAGCCTGAAGATGGTGGAAAGATTCATGGTTACGGTGGAGTTCATGGATTTGAAAATCGCACCGGAACCCATCAGGGTGGTATCTTTCTTTTCCCGGGCTATATCAATGGATTCCACTACAGCCTGGGATACACTGTCATTGCCGTACAGGATACCGACTTCGTTGGCATCCAGAAAATCCTGGTTGATCCCGGCCTGCTGTAACGCATCCATTGTGGCCAAAAAGGCGTATTCACTCTCCTCGCCCATGCTAACGCGCTGCCTCCTGCTCAGCAGGTTCTTCAGGTCAGGTTTAGGAACAACACCACTGAGCCCGGACCTGAATCCGAACTCTTTTCTTTTATCCACCAGAACAATCCCGGACTTCCCCTTGAGAAGGGACTCTTTCACCTCATCCAGAGAGGTTCCTATGCAGGAATAAATTCCCATTCCGGTAATGACTACCCTATTTTCCATTTACTAAATGTAACAATTTACCAATTTAACAGTGTAACAACTTTTAAGAATATAGTACTTACAATTTTTAATTTTATATAGCCTGAATCAACAACTTAACAATAATCTAATCATAACATTACCAAACTGTTACATCGCTAATTATCTAAGAATAGATTCCCCCGTTGATATTAATGACCTCACCGGTAATATAAGATGCTTTCTTGGAAGCCAGGAAGGCGACCAGGTCTGCCACTTCTTCTACTTCCCCGAAGCGGTTGACCGGAATCATCGCTTTCAGCTCGTCCTCATTAAATTCCTGCGTCATATCGGTTTTAATAAATCCCGGAGCTACGGCATTTACGGTAATATTCCTTTTGGCGACTTCCTGGGCAAGTGCTTTTGTAGCCCCCACCAAAGCTCCTTTAGCAGCAGAATAATTGGTCTGCCCCGCCGTTCCTTTTACACCGGAAACAGACACCATATTAATGATCCTTCCGTATTTGTTGCGCAACAGTTTCTGGATGAAGAAATTCGTTACATTGAAAAAGCCGTTCAGGCTGGTATTGATCACGCTGTTCCAGTCTTCGCTCGGCATCCACATGAACAGTCCGTCTCTGGTAATCCCGGCATTATTCACGATGACTTCAACCACAGAATCCGGATTCTTTTCCTGCCACTGCCCTAATACCTGAAGGGTTTCTTCAGCATTGCCAACATCAAATTTCAGGATTTCACCCGTGGATCCCAGCGCTTCCACTTGAGCAAGCGTTTCTCTTGCTGCCTCTCCATTGGAGGTATAATTGATCAGGATATGATACTTTTTCTCTTCTGCCAGTTTGATGCAGATGGCCCTTCCGATGCCTCTGGAGCCTCCTGTAACAATTGCGCATTTCATATGTTCCTGTTTCATTCGTCTGATTTAATTATATTCTTCATCTTAGATTAAGACAATTCATTATTGGAGAAGGTTACATGCCCTTCAGATATTTCTTTACCTCTTCAAGGTACGGATACATCACCATATCATCTGAAAATACAGGAATGATATTCCGTATTTCATCATACAATGCCTTGGTTGAAGATGAAACCTGATCCTGAAAACCAAGGTAATCAATGGCCTGAACAATGGTTATGGCTTCAATGCTCAGAACTTCAAATGCATTCTCGATCACTTTTCTGCAAATGACCGCAGCATTGGTCCCCATACTGACGATATCCTGATTATCGTTATTGTTAGGGATACTATGGATATACATCGGGTTGGAAAGCATCTGGCTTTCTGCCGTGGTGGACGTTGCCGTGAACTGTACGCCCTGCATCCCGAAATTAAGCCCTAATCTGCCGAGATTGACAAACGGAGGCAGGATCTCATTGATCTTCGCATTCAGAAGATAGTTCAGCTGTCTTTCTGCCAGCATCGTAAGCTTGGTAACGGCAATTTTCAGTTTGTCCATTTCTAGAGCTACGTAATCACCGTGGAAGTTTCCTCCATGGTATACATGCTGGTCTTCAACGTTGATAATCGGATTGTCATTGGCTGAGTTGATCTCATTTTCAAGTACCTTTTCGGTGTATTCCAGGGTATCCAGCACAGGACCGAGGATCTGAGGCACACACCGAAGGGAATAGTATTCCTGAACTTTGTCTTTAAATATCTTTTCCTGTTCCTCAAAACGGGTATACAGGTGGTCTGCTCTTTTACGGATCAGCTTGCTGTCGGCCAGGTGTTCACGCATCCTTTCTGCAATTTTCTGCTGGCCATAATGCCTTTTGGTGGCATTCAGAGCTTCGGAAAGATGGTCATCGTATGCCCGGACAATCTCATTGATCGCGCAGGAAAGCTGTAAGGAAATCTCCGTCAGACGTCCGGCTTTAAATGCATTTACGGCTCCAATTCCTGACATTACGGAAGTTCCGTTCATCAGGGCCAGGCCTTCGCGGATTTCTACAGCTATCGGCTGAAGCCCTTCAGCTTCAAAAACCTCGGCAGTCCGTTTCCTCTGTCCTTTATAAAAAACTTCTCCTTCACCAATCAGTACCAGGGCTAAATGAGCCAGCTGTACCAGATCGCCGCTTGCCCCCACACCGCCGTGTTCAAATATCAGCGGTATAATATCTCTGTTAATCAACTCTTTAAGTAATTCCACCACAGAATGGTGTACTCCGGATTTCCCTAATGAAAGGGTATTCATCCTGGCAAGCATACAGGCTTTGACTTCATCAGCAGGAAGTGGGTTTCCGATACCGGATGAATGGCTCCTGATCAGGTTATACTGAAGCTGGTGCGTATCAGCATCGCCGATCTTGAATTGGGCCATCGGACCGAAACCGGTGTTCACTCCATATATTACTTTATCTTTAGAAAATTCTTTTAAAAAACGAAAACTTTCCTCTACTCTCATTAAAAGTGCGTCATCCAGTTCTATATTTTCATTTTCAATAATGATTTTCTGAAAGTCCTTCAGTTCTAAAAAGTTATTTATTTTCATCAATCAAAGTTAATGTAATATATATTTGTAAATTATTAATTAATTGTCATTAATTTTGCGGCAAAGATAAAAGTTATTATTAAAATAAAAAATCAAAGATGACTAAAGAATGGGTTGATGTCCTCGTTATTGGGGCCGGGCCTTCGGGATGCGTATCTTCTTCTTATTTAAAGAACAACGGCATCAACGTAAAAGTGGTTGAGAAAACCCTGTTCCCGCGTCTGGTGGTAGGCGAGAGTCTTATACCCCGCGTTATGGACCACTTTGATGAGGCAGGGCTGTTCCCGGCACTGGACGCTATGGGTTTTGAAAAAAAACTGGGTGCCCGGTTCCTGCGTGGAGAAGAAGTATGTATTTTTGATTTCAGCAACAAATTCGGCGAAGGTTGGGATTGGACGTGGCAGGTTCCGAGAGCAGATTTTGACAATGCCTTAGCCCAGGAAGTCATTAAAAAAGGTGTTGACCTGGAATTTGAAACCGAGGTAACCGGAATCACCTTTAACGGAACTGATTCGGTAACTACCGTAAAGAACAAAAACGGGGAAACCAAAGAGATCCACGCAAAATTCGTGATTGATTCCAGCGGCTACGGAAGAGTTTTGCCGAGGCTTCTGGATCTGGAAAAACCTTCAAAGCTGTCACCTCATTCGGCTATTTTCTCCCATGTACAAGACATTAACCGGGAAGAAGGCACAGAAGGAACCCTCATTTCATTTGACATTATAGAAACGGAAGTCTGGCTTTGGGTGATCCCTTTCTCCAATGGCAATACCAGTGTTGGCATTGTGGGTCCCACAGAATATATTGAACTGCTATCGGAAAACGGAGACCCCGCAGAAGCCTTAAGAAAGGCGATTTCCCTTTCGGATTATTATGTAAAACGCTTCGGAGCGGTTGATTTCCTTTTTGAGCCGAGGCACCTGAAAGATTATTCCTGTTCGGTAAAAAGCCTATTCGGAGATGGATTTGCCTTAACGGGAAATGCTTCGGAATTCCTTGATCCGGTATTCTCTTCAGGGATGGCCTTCGCCACAGAATCCGGAATGCTTGCCGCCAAACTGGCTTTACGGCAGCTGAACGGCGAAACGATCGACTGGCAGAAGGAATATTCAGATTACATCTTATATGGTGTAGATGTATTTACAACTTACGTAAAAGAATGGTATACCGGCAATCTTCAGGAGCTGTTTTTCCATCAGCCGGAAAACCCGGATGTTAAAAGGAAAATCTGCGCGGTTTTAGCCGGCTACGTCTGGAACAAAAAAAATACATTCGTCAGGATACACGACACGGCTGTTAAAAATCTAGCAGAATTTATTAAAGCAGAAAAAATCAAGTCATAAAAAATCCGCTTCCATCACAGGAGGCGGATTTACTTTTTATATTCAACCTGAAATTATTCAGCTGCAATCAGGTCTGCTACCTCAAATCTACCAGCGTAATCGGCTTCCTGCTGTTCGGATGAAAGACTTCTTTTGATAAAACATCGAAATCAACGAGTTCAATTTTAGGGCTTACCCTAAGTTTGGCCCGGAAATGATCCTTCACTGCGCCCACAAACTCTTCATCTGCATGTTCCGAACTCAGTTTGATGATGATTTCATCCAATCCGATGTCACTGGAATGAATGACGATCTGGTAACACTGGATCCCGCTGAAATCATTCAGGATATCATGCATCGCAGGCGGGTATAAAGTAGTGCCTTTATATTTAATCATCTGCTGCTTTCTGCCGATGACCGGACCCAGCCTCATGGTATTTCTGCCACATCGGCAAGGCTCATAATGTGCCTGCACAATATCCCCGGTCTTAAACCTAAGCAAGGGCATCGCCTCAACACCTAAAGTCGTAATCGTCAGTTCGCCACTCTCTCCTTCCGCAATCGGATTTCCCGAGTCATCCAAAATTTCTGTGATGATAAGTTCCGGATGGTGATGCCCTCCTGCCTGAAACTCACATTCGGTGAAGGCCGTACTCATTTCCGTGGAAGCATAAGTGGAAAACAACTGGATGTCCCACTTTTCTTTGATCTTTTTTGAAAGGATATTGTCTGTAAAATCCTGATTTTTGATGCTTTCTCCGATGCACACTGCACCATAAACGCTGGAATTTTTATAATCAATACCATTCTTTTCAGCATAGTCGATCATCTTCAGCAGGA
This genomic window contains:
- a CDS encoding phenylacetate--CoA ligase family protein; the encoded protein is MELYPSIEKADIQEIKKFQEQKLRELLIYLQDRSPFYQRLFKDNSIHIHDIRTLEDLQKIPVTTKDDLQQYNHDFFCITPDKIVDYSTTSGTLGDPVTFGLSDQDLERLSYNEAVSFACAGIKKGDVVQMITTIDKRFMAGLAYFLGLRKMGASVVRMGPGIPELQWDSIFRYQPKYLITVPSFLLKMIDYAEKNGIDYKNSSVYGAVCIGESIKNQDFTDNILSKKIKEKWDIQLFSTYASTEMSTAFTECEFQAGGHHHPELIITEILDDSGNPIAEGESGELTITTLGVEAMPLLRFKTGDIVQAHYEPCRCGRNTMRLGPVIGRKQQMIKYKGTTLYPPAMHDILNDFSGIQCYQIVIHSSDIGLDEIIIKLSSEHADEEFVGAVKDHFRAKLRVSPKIELVDFDVLSKEVFHPNSRKPITLVDLR
- a CDS encoding C45 family peptidase, which produces MHMVTIFSLLWMLSSCGVSRSVHHIPDISAYSAEVPEVRRINDSTFSFRENYLTKNKQQLWELYIKGNPLELGYNNGALTQPLMQKQEEIFFSKIEGFVPSKFRQKLLRGFLKWYNRKMYLNVREDYQAELYGLSRYSSDRYNFIAPKYLRNLYLHGAHDIGHALQDLAMVGCTSVAVWDQYTDDGNLLIGRNFDFYVGDDFAQNKVVEFVEPDRGIPYLSVSWPGMIGVVSGMNKSGITVTINAGKSKIPLTAKTPISFVTREILQYAETIDQAIAIARKRKVFVSESILVGSAHDRKAVIIEVSPDNFGVYQAENSDKLFCTNHFQSDAYAHDKRNQKHILESHSEYRYEKLQELMEKNRTLNPEKMAALLRDRSGLKDRALGYGNEKAINQLIAHHAVIFSPEKRLVWVSSNPYQLGEFVCYDLNKIFSGKSKEGGFSVPGMTIAEDPFVRTSDFKKYQEYKTLSPVIEKAIHHTEAELNEEWIAHYQSLNPDFWLVYERAGRYYFERGEYAKAKTEFEKALTKEITTVPDKENTEKYLKKTLRKLK
- a CDS encoding beta-ketoacyl-[acyl-carrier-protein] synthase family protein, whose product is MENRVVITGMGIYSCIGTSLDEVKESLLKGKSGIVLVDKRKEFGFRSGLSGVVPKPDLKNLLSRRQRVSMGEESEYAFLATMDALQQAGINQDFLDANEVGILYGNDSVSQAVVESIDIAREKKDTTLMGSGAIFKSMNSTVTMNLSTIFRLRGINLTISAACASGSHSLGLAYMMIKNGFQDMIVCGGAQETNHYSMASFDGLGVFSVREDEPTKASRPFDSGRDGLIPSGGAATLIVESLESAQKRGAHIIAEIAGYGFSSNGGHISTPNVDGPALAMQRALQQSGLTVNDIDYINAHATSTPIGDANEARAIYEIFGGDIPVSSTKSMTGHECWMAGASEVIYSILMMQNDFVAPNINLEHPDDEAQRINIIAETKSQKIDVFLSNSFGFGGTNSALIVKKYK
- a CDS encoding phytoene desaturase family protein translates to MKKEYDILVIGSGLGGLVSALILAKEGMKVVILEKNNQYGGNLQTFSRNKKIFDTGVHYLGGLSEGQNLHRYFSYLEIMDDLEIHQMDEDGYDHITFGEEATAYPHAQGYENFIAQLSHYFPAEKENIENYCEGIRYVCSQFPLYNLAVKEQYNEEVLHLNTRRFIESITSDKKLQSVLLGANFLYAGNSEDVPFYVHALTVNSYMQSAYKCVKGGSQISRLLIRKLREYGAEVYKHTEVSELVFDEWNILRAAKTTGGKVFTAKQFISNVDIRAAVKLIGEKRLKKSFLNRIMSWEPTSSCFSVYMVLKPKSIRHFNHNVYHYASEDSVWNAFRYRKEQWPENYMLSCTSSRTNPEFAESLTAISYMDFEEVKQWEDTVNTVVHEHSRGEAYEHFKKEKAEAMIGALEKKIPDIRQCIDHVYTSSPLSYRDYIGSFEGNMYGYLKNSENPLKTMVSPRTKIDNLFLTGQSVNMHGILGVTIGAFGTCAEILGKELISERLNALKGSYDKQ
- a CDS encoding NAD(P)/FAD-dependent oxidoreductase; translated protein: MTKEWVDVLVIGAGPSGCVSSSYLKNNGINVKVVEKTLFPRLVVGESLIPRVMDHFDEAGLFPALDAMGFEKKLGARFLRGEEVCIFDFSNKFGEGWDWTWQVPRADFDNALAQEVIKKGVDLEFETEVTGITFNGTDSVTTVKNKNGETKEIHAKFVIDSSGYGRVLPRLLDLEKPSKLSPHSAIFSHVQDINREEGTEGTLISFDIIETEVWLWVIPFSNGNTSVGIVGPTEYIELLSENGDPAEALRKAISLSDYYVKRFGAVDFLFEPRHLKDYSCSVKSLFGDGFALTGNASEFLDPVFSSGMAFATESGMLAAKLALRQLNGETIDWQKEYSDYILYGVDVFTTYVKEWYTGNLQELFFHQPENPDVKRKICAVLAGYVWNKKNTFVRIHDTAVKNLAEFIKAEKIKS
- a CDS encoding acyl carrier protein gives rise to the protein MERKKIIATVNDFLVNEFEVDSDEISNEANFKKTLGLDSLDYIDLVVVIESNFGVKLGEADFKNIVTFDDFYSKIEHKIAEKNA
- a CDS encoding LpxL/LpxP family acyltransferase, coding for MNKWKGKSKGNIAGYKIFVWCIRNIGIRSSYFVLYFVAAYYFLFLKKSSRSIRYYFHHRLHYSPFKAKWSVFKSYFTFGTVLIDKTAISAGLRDKFTYEFDGIENLRNLLAAKKGGILISAHIGNFEIAEHFFADIDFDCQINLVTTDQEVTAIKEYLDSVAVRKSNTKFIYVKDDMSHIFEINDALARNELICFTGDRYFEGSKYLEGELLGKSARFPAGPFLIASRLAVPVVYVYVMKEDNLHYHLYARMAENVKKRDAQGLLNSYTGNLEAMIRKYPLQWFNYFDFWDDIDQA
- a CDS encoding DUF2062 domain-containing protein, with protein sequence MTLPEVRHFISEKKICVLIPTYNNAKTLQRVIDGVLVYTESIIIVNDGSTDATPGILAGYPDVVVIHLPVNKGKGNALKTGFRTAQTTGYDYAITIDSDGQHYPDDIPVFVEALLKENEDLLLIGNRNMSQDGIPKKSSFGNRFSNFWFWFETGIRLEDTQSGYRLYPLHKIPKKYFTPKFEFEIEIIVRSAWMHIPVKNVPVKVLYDPAERVSHFRPFKDFTRISILNTILVAIALVYIIPRRFVHNFRKKSFKRFIKEDVLESDGSNRIKAFSVALGVFVGLSPLWGFHTLLVISLSVLFKLNKVLAFMASNVSLPPFIPFIIAASLFLGAPFVQGDSSIVNDELNFELVKSHLLQYIIGSFILATVLSAVSGVVTFVLLNRISPDADEPFSKSHPAE
- the fabG gene encoding 3-oxoacyl-ACP reductase FabG; translation: MKCAIVTGGSRGIGRAICIKLAEEKKYHILINYTSNGEAARETLAQVEALGSTGEILKFDVGNAEETLQVLGQWQEKNPDSVVEVIVNNAGITRDGLFMWMPSEDWNSVINTSLNGFFNVTNFFIQKLLRNKYGRIINMVSVSGVKGTAGQTNYSAAKGALVGATKALAQEVAKRNITVNAVAPGFIKTDMTQEFNEDELKAMIPVNRFGEVEEVADLVAFLASKKASYITGEVININGGIYS
- a CDS encoding HAL/PAL/TAL family ammonia-lyase, which encodes MKINNFLELKDFQKIIIENENIELDDALLMRVEESFRFLKEFSKDKVIYGVNTGFGPMAQFKIGDADTHQLQYNLIRSHSSGIGNPLPADEVKACMLARMNTLSLGKSGVHHSVVELLKELINRDIIPLIFEHGGVGASGDLVQLAHLALVLIGEGEVFYKGQRKRTAEVFEAEGLQPIAVEIREGLALMNGTSVMSGIGAVNAFKAGRLTEISLQLSCAINEIVRAYDDHLSEALNATKRHYGQQKIAERMREHLADSKLIRKRADHLYTRFEEQEKIFKDKVQEYYSLRCVPQILGPVLDTLEYTEKVLENEINSANDNPIINVEDQHVYHGGNFHGDYVALEMDKLKIAVTKLTMLAERQLNYLLNAKINEILPPFVNLGRLGLNFGMQGVQFTATSTTAESQMLSNPMYIHSIPNNNDNQDIVSMGTNAAVICRKVIENAFEVLSIEAITIVQAIDYLGFQDQVSSSTKALYDEIRNIIPVFSDDMVMYPYLEEVKKYLKGM